The Parabacteroides sp. AD58 genome includes a window with the following:
- a CDS encoding nucleotidyltransferase — protein sequence MKPTLFVLAAGMGSRYGGLKQLDGLGPNGETIMDYSIFDAIRGGFGKLVFVIRKSFEQDFREKIVAKYENHIPVEVVFQDLNDLPAGFTCPEGRQKPWGTNHALLMGKDVIKEPFAVINADDFYGRDSFAVLGKWLSNMEGKQNQYCMVGYRVGNTLSESGSVARGVCETNAEGYLTGVVERTAIERIDGEIQFKDENGKKVVLEENTPVSMNMWGFTPDYFKYSEDYFVEFLKANISNLKCEYFIPLMVNELITTGKATVKVLDTTSKWFGVTYAADRQGVVDKIKALVDAGEYPEKLF from the coding sequence ATGAAACCTACATTATTTGTATTAGCTGCCGGAATGGGAAGCCGTTACGGAGGTTTGAAGCAATTGGACGGACTGGGTCCTAATGGTGAAACAATCATGGACTATTCTATCTTTGATGCGATCCGTGGCGGTTTCGGCAAACTGGTATTTGTCATCCGCAAATCATTTGAACAGGATTTCCGCGAGAAAATCGTTGCAAAATATGAAAATCATATTCCTGTAGAAGTAGTGTTCCAGGATTTAAACGATCTGCCTGCCGGTTTTACTTGTCCGGAAGGAAGACAGAAACCTTGGGGAACCAATCATGCTCTTCTGATGGGTAAGGATGTCATCAAGGAACCGTTCGCAGTAATTAATGCTGACGACTTTTATGGTCGTGACAGTTTTGCTGTTTTGGGCAAATGGCTGTCTAATATGGAAGGCAAACAAAACCAGTACTGCATGGTTGGCTACCGCGTAGGAAACACATTAAGCGAAAGCGGATCTGTTGCCCGTGGTGTTTGCGAAACAAATGCTGAAGGCTATCTGACAGGCGTCGTTGAACGTACAGCCATCGAACGCATCGACGGAGAAATCCAGTTTAAAGACGAGAACGGAAAAAAGGTTGTACTGGAAGAAAACACGCCTGTATCCATGAATATGTGGGGCTTCACGCCTGACTATTTCAAATACTCAGAAGATTACTTTGTTGAATTCCTGAAAGCCAACATCAGTAACTTAAAATGTGAATATTTCATTCCGCTTATGGTCAATGAACTGATCACAACAGGCAAAGCTACTGTCAAAGTATTGGATACAACATCTAAATGGTTTGGTGTAACTTATGCTGCCGACCGTCAAGGTGTTGTCGACAAGATCAAAGCGTTGGTTGATGCCGGTGAATATCCGGAAAAACTCTTCTAA